The Sulfitobacter noctilucicola genome has a window encoding:
- a CDS encoding hydantoinase/oxoprolinase family protein, whose translation MTAHSIRLGVDIGGTFTDVVLEKGGQSFSTKVLTTYAAPENAIIDGMHQVCSKAGITPAQIDQIIHGTTLATNALIERRGAKTALITTKGFRDVIEMRTESRFEQYDLNLTLPDPLLPRQMRFTLAERVNAKGEVMIPLDRTEVEALADQIAMTGVESIAVGLIHSYLNPEHEQMIRDVLAEKMPDVSVSISSEVSPQMREYERFNTVVANAYIKPLMASYLGRLEERLKAEGVTCRIFLMHSGGGIISIQNAADFPVRLVESGPAGGAVFAAHIAARYGIDKVLSFDMGGTTAKICLIKNQTPKTSRVFEVARTYRFKKGSGMPISIPVIDMVEIGAGGGSLAHVDAMRQIRVGPESAGSEPGPACYGRDGTRPAVTDADLVLGKLDPDNFAGGSIPLHRDKSQAALHAHIGDTLEMDATEAAFGLAEVVDENMANAARVHAVENGEDLSEYTMIAFGGAAPLHAARLCEKLGVDRLIVPPGAGVGSAIGFLRAPYSFEANRSVYMKLSDFDGPRIRALLTELRDEATGFVRTCDEVSPILSEFKVYMRYTGQGWEIPIDLTEEQAMTPDAATFQARFEEDYANLFGRTVAGMDIEITVWSANATTPPQEVTPIAAQAATASAAAVGSRPIFDAAGGAFAQADVINRTTLTAGETIKGPAAITEDETTIIIPASRSAMRQPDGCIDITAGGRS comes from the coding sequence ATGACTGCACATTCCATTCGCCTTGGCGTTGATATCGGGGGAACTTTCACTGATGTAGTTCTTGAAAAAGGCGGACAGTCTTTTTCAACCAAGGTTTTGACGACGTATGCCGCACCGGAAAACGCGATCATTGACGGGATGCATCAGGTCTGCAGCAAGGCGGGCATCACGCCTGCGCAGATCGACCAGATCATTCACGGCACGACGCTGGCCACCAACGCGTTGATCGAACGGCGCGGGGCCAAAACCGCGCTGATCACCACCAAGGGTTTTCGCGATGTCATCGAAATGCGCACTGAATCGCGCTTCGAACAATATGATCTGAACCTTACGCTGCCCGACCCGCTCTTGCCGCGCCAGATGCGGTTTACGCTGGCCGAACGCGTAAACGCCAAGGGCGAGGTGATGATCCCCCTGGACCGCACAGAGGTTGAGGCGCTGGCCGACCAAATTGCAATGACGGGTGTTGAAAGCATCGCGGTAGGGCTGATCCATTCCTATCTGAACCCCGAACATGAACAGATGATCCGCGATGTGCTGGCCGAAAAGATGCCTGATGTATCGGTCTCGATCTCCTCCGAAGTGTCGCCGCAGATGCGCGAATACGAACGCTTTAACACCGTGGTCGCCAACGCCTATATCAAGCCGCTTATGGCATCCTACCTTGGCCGGCTCGAAGAACGCCTGAAAGCCGAAGGCGTCACGTGTCGTATCTTCCTGATGCACTCTGGCGGCGGCATCATTTCTATCCAGAACGCGGCCGACTTCCCTGTCCGGCTTGTTGAATCCGGCCCCGCAGGTGGCGCGGTTTTTGCCGCCCACATCGCAGCACGCTATGGCATCGACAAAGTGTTGAGTTTCGACATGGGTGGCACCACGGCCAAGATTTGCCTGATCAAGAACCAGACACCTAAAACAAGCCGCGTGTTCGAAGTCGCCCGCACCTATCGTTTCAAAAAGGGTTCGGGCATGCCCATTTCGATCCCTGTGATTGATATGGTCGAAATTGGCGCAGGCGGCGGCAGTCTGGCGCATGTGGATGCCATGCGCCAAATCCGCGTTGGCCCCGAAAGTGCCGGATCAGAGCCGGGGCCTGCCTGCTACGGGCGCGACGGTACGCGCCCCGCTGTGACAGATGCCGATCTGGTGTTGGGCAAACTTGACCCCGACAATTTCGCAGGTGGCTCGATCCCGCTGCACCGCGACAAGTCCCAAGCTGCCTTGCACGCGCATATCGGCGATACGCTTGAAATGGATGCGACCGAAGCCGCCTTTGGTCTGGCCGAAGTCGTGGACGAGAATATGGCAAACGCTGCCCGTGTTCATGCCGTGGAAAACGGCGAGGACCTGAGCGAATACACCATGATCGCCTTTGGCGGTGCCGCACCGCTGCATGCTGCGCGGCTGTGCGAAAAGCTGGGCGTGGACCGGTTGATCGTGCCACCCGGCGCCGGTGTCGGTTCCGCCATCGGTTTCCTGCGTGCTCCTTATAGTTTCGAGGCGAACCGCTCGGTCTACATGAAGCTCAGCGATTTTGATGGCCCGCGCATCCGCGCGCTGCTGACAGAATTGCGCGACGAGGCAACCGGCTTTGTCCGTACCTGCGATGAGGTCAGTCCAATCCTGTCGGAGTTCAAGGTCTACATGCGCTACACCGGGCAGGGCTGGGAAATCCCGATTGATCTGACGGAAGAGCAGGCGATGACGCCTGATGCCGCGACGTTCCAAGCGCGTTTCGAAGAGGATTACGCCAATCTCTTTGGCCGCACTGTGGCTGGCATGGATATCGAGATTACCGTCTGGTCCGCCAACGCAACAACCCCGCCGCAGGAGGTCACGCCGATAGCGGCTCAAGCCGCAACGGCCAGCGCCGCGGCCGTGGGCAGTCGTCCGATCTTTGACGCGGCCGGCGGTGCATTTGCACAGGCAGACGTGATCAACCGCACCACCCTGACGGCAGGCGAGACGATCAAAGGCCCCGCCGCCATTACCGAAGACGAAACCACCATCATTATCCCCGCCAGCCGGTCCGCCATGCGCCAGCCGGACGGTTGTATCGATATCACAGCTGGAGGCCGCTCATGA
- a CDS encoding ABC transporter substrate-binding protein: MKVSYSIAASVAATLMATTAMADIKVGFIGSLSSDTGLSTLRGAEMAIEELNAAGGVMGEQVVMVTADTGEDVTEGVKAYEYLAETEEVDFVISGSIDDVSLGWLPRMQEFQIPTLDTWTSYIGIIDMVIEDPDLMAPYFMNIASDEALATLYINFGADVLKAKMGWESVVILAEDTAFGEAITGLVTDALGPVAGIETKEIITYDIGTVDFAPLFSKAQASGADFIYQVSSVNSQVISSQYVKLQVPMAMTGVNVSALGLEYWEDTGGAGGGISTLSPIPSVGFELDPVSAKFVEDYQAKYDSRPKMPHFNGFNAYHGLKQAMAAAEEAGGFEDVKAWNAAMLKQDLKLEKDGKLWLRYGFWQHGEEEEVTGRTYPQNARFDLTAPYDDAQPSMVVIQWKEDGSVGVVYPFEYANTEFEVPSWVK; this comes from the coding sequence ATGAAAGTTAGTTACAGTATTGCTGCCTCTGTGGCCGCGACCCTCATGGCCACGACAGCGATGGCAGACATCAAGGTTGGGTTTATCGGATCGCTTTCTTCTGACACCGGTCTTTCCACATTGCGCGGTGCCGAGATGGCGATCGAAGAGCTGAACGCCGCAGGCGGTGTGATGGGTGAACAGGTTGTCATGGTCACCGCCGACACCGGCGAGGACGTGACCGAAGGTGTTAAAGCTTACGAATATCTGGCCGAAACGGAAGAAGTCGATTTTGTGATCTCGGGTTCCATCGACGATGTAAGCCTTGGTTGGTTGCCCCGTATGCAGGAATTCCAGATCCCGACGCTGGACACATGGACCAGCTACATCGGGATCATCGATATGGTTATCGAGGACCCTGACCTGATGGCCCCCTACTTTATGAACATCGCAAGCGACGAAGCGCTGGCAACGCTCTATATCAACTTCGGTGCCGATGTGTTGAAGGCGAAAATGGGCTGGGAATCGGTTGTCATTCTGGCCGAAGACACAGCCTTTGGTGAGGCGATCACCGGTCTTGTAACCGATGCACTGGGTCCAGTTGCCGGGATCGAGACCAAAGAGATCATCACATATGACATCGGCACCGTCGATTTTGCGCCGCTCTTTTCCAAAGCTCAGGCCTCCGGGGCGGACTTCATCTATCAGGTGTCTTCTGTCAACTCGCAGGTCATTTCATCGCAATACGTGAAGCTGCAAGTGCCAATGGCGATGACCGGCGTGAACGTCTCGGCGCTGGGGCTGGAGTACTGGGAAGACACGGGCGGTGCAGGTGGCGGCATTTCCACACTGTCCCCAATCCCTTCCGTCGGGTTCGAGCTTGATCCTGTCAGTGCCAAGTTCGTCGAGGACTATCAGGCCAAGTATGACAGCCGACCCAAGATGCCCCACTTTAACGGGTTCAACGCCTATCACGGTCTGAAACAGGCGATGGCCGCCGCCGAAGAAGCTGGCGGGTTCGAAGACGTCAAAGCGTGGAACGCGGCGATGCTCAAGCAGGACCTGAAGCTGGAAAAAGACGGCAAGCTATGGCTGCGCTACGGTTTCTGGCAGCACGGGGAAGAAGAAGAAGTGACTGGCCGGACATACCCTCAGAACGCGCGGTTCGATCTGACGGCACCTTACGATGATGCCCAGCCGTCCATGGTGGTTATCCAGTGGAAAGAAGACGGCAGCGTTGGCGTGGTGTATCCCTTTGAATACGCCAATACCGAGTTCGAAGTCCCAAGCTGGGTGAAGTAA
- a CDS encoding branched-chain amino acid ABC transporter permease translates to MNLRPHHFILWALFIAGMLLMPELVGRGTLRTMIFACYLAIFAISWDILSGRTGYISFGHPFLVGIGAYTTAILTRRYGFPVEASIPIAVLVTMFGGLIVLLPALRIKGSYFALVTLAVMELMYQLVPVIRPDLTGGTRGISRLPALTRGAENGYYLAVSLMLAVALFAWLLMRTRLGTALWAIGQNEESVRGSGLSTTRLKSFAFLVSAAVAGLGGAFYAHYLGTITPRAFFDINVLFQIIVAVLIGGAGTILGPIIGAFFMVFLLEWLRPFLPGQERFFVYGAIALLIYMYQPKGIMAIIDSGVARLRGAKT, encoded by the coding sequence GTGAACCTCCGTCCTCACCACTTTATTCTCTGGGCGCTGTTTATCGCCGGTATGCTGCTGATGCCCGAACTTGTCGGACGTGGCACGCTGCGCACCATGATCTTTGCGTGCTACCTCGCCATTTTTGCCATCTCTTGGGATATCCTGTCTGGCCGGACCGGATACATCTCTTTTGGTCATCCGTTTCTTGTTGGCATCGGGGCTTACACCACGGCGATACTGACACGCCGCTATGGCTTTCCGGTGGAGGCTTCGATCCCGATTGCTGTTCTGGTGACTATGTTCGGCGGTCTGATCGTGCTGCTGCCAGCCCTGCGGATCAAAGGCAGTTATTTTGCCCTCGTAACTCTGGCGGTGATGGAACTGATGTATCAGCTTGTCCCCGTTATCCGCCCCGATCTGACCGGTGGCACACGAGGCATTTCGCGGTTGCCTGCGCTCACACGCGGTGCCGAGAACGGGTATTACCTTGCCGTTAGTTTGATGCTCGCGGTGGCGCTTTTTGCCTGGTTGCTGATGCGCACACGCCTTGGCACGGCGCTTTGGGCCATTGGACAGAATGAGGAATCCGTGCGCGGGTCAGGGCTTTCTACCACCCGCCTGAAAAGCTTTGCCTTTCTCGTATCGGCCGCTGTTGCAGGATTGGGCGGTGCGTTCTATGCGCATTACCTTGGCACCATCACGCCACGGGCTTTCTTTGATATCAACGTTTTGTTCCAGATCATCGTCGCGGTTCTAATCGGCGGGGCAGGGACCATCCTCGGCCCGATCATCGGCGCATTTTTTATGGTCTTCCTACTGGAATGGCTGCGCCCCTTTTTACCGGGGCAGGAGAGGTTCTTTGTCTACGGAGCCATCGCGCTATTGATCTATATGTACCAGCCAAAGGGCATCATGGCGATCATCGACAGCGGTGTGGCCCGCCTGCGGGGGGCCAAGACATGA
- a CDS encoding ABC transporter ATP-binding protein encodes MSLIKIDDLCAFYGKAQALSNVSLHVEPGETIAIVGANGAGKSTLLDCIMGLVKTTGQITLDGEDITGRKPGYMVRAGIGYAPERFNLFPHMTVRDNLLVGAYTARDDIDKNMEAVHRLFPRLAEREAQETSTQSGGERQMVSLGRALMSSPKILLVDEPTIGLAPKVCAEIAEVLKRLSAELGLTVIITEQNANFALSLASRLYVLEGGHVTATGTAEELAKDDQLAKSYFGA; translated from the coding sequence ATGTCGCTGATCAAGATTGATGATCTTTGTGCGTTCTACGGCAAGGCGCAGGCCCTTTCGAACGTATCCCTGCATGTGGAACCGGGAGAGACGATTGCAATAGTGGGGGCAAACGGCGCGGGCAAATCGACGCTGCTGGATTGCATCATGGGGCTGGTCAAAACCACCGGCCAGATCACTCTGGACGGCGAAGACATTACCGGTCGCAAACCCGGCTATATGGTCAGGGCCGGCATTGGATATGCGCCGGAACGGTTCAACCTGTTTCCCCATATGACGGTGCGGGACAACCTGTTGGTTGGTGCCTATACCGCACGGGACGATATCGACAAGAACATGGAAGCCGTGCACCGCCTGTTCCCGCGTCTTGCAGAACGCGAAGCGCAGGAAACGTCGACACAATCCGGCGGTGAACGGCAAATGGTATCGCTTGGCCGTGCGCTGATGTCGTCGCCGAAAATCCTGCTGGTGGATGAGCCTACGATCGGCCTTGCGCCTAAAGTATGCGCCGAAATTGCCGAAGTTCTTAAACGATTGTCAGCGGAACTGGGGCTGACTGTCATTATCACCGAACAGAACGCCAACTTTGCCCTGTCACTGGCAAGCCGCCTTTATGTGCTGGAAGGGGGGCATGTCACCGCCACAGGCACTGCCGAAGAATTGGCCAAGGACGACCAGCTTGCCAAAAGCTATTTTGGTGCCTGA
- a CDS encoding branched-chain amino acid ABC transporter permease — protein MLQIIIQGLLLSGLYALIAMGFMLIFSIGRTLNLAYGAYIMVGGYIYFWLSQQLGLPKLIGFAGAVAVGAIMGLLKHRLIVKPLKGDAVAVEISTLILAVIMQSAVVLVFGDASKILLPIIPGVVTISGAQVTYNILAATLMSWIIILALYAFIRGTHTGRAMQAVSMDQKGAAISGVDPDRINMITWAISGGLGAAGGVFFASYTQLSPNMWVAPVIISVAIVIVGGIGSIIGTLIVAHIIGFLEIIIVAVWAPELRGVFTMLLIIGVLIVRPQGLFGREEH, from the coding sequence ATGTTGCAGATCATCATCCAAGGGCTTTTGCTCAGCGGTCTTTACGCGCTTATCGCGATGGGCTTCATGCTGATCTTCTCGATCGGGCGCACGCTGAACCTCGCGTATGGCGCCTATATCATGGTCGGTGGCTATATCTATTTCTGGCTGTCCCAACAGTTGGGTCTGCCCAAGCTGATAGGTTTCGCGGGCGCGGTTGCAGTCGGGGCGATCATGGGTCTGCTCAAGCACCGCCTGATCGTAAAACCCCTCAAGGGTGACGCCGTTGCGGTAGAGATTTCAACGCTGATTTTGGCTGTTATCATGCAGTCAGCCGTTGTGCTTGTCTTTGGCGATGCGTCCAAAATCCTGCTGCCGATCATCCCCGGTGTGGTGACGATATCAGGCGCGCAGGTGACCTATAACATCCTTGCTGCCACACTGATGAGCTGGATCATTATTCTGGCGCTTTATGCCTTTATCCGTGGCACTCACACAGGCCGCGCCATGCAAGCGGTGTCGATGGATCAGAAAGGTGCGGCGATTTCGGGTGTCGATCCGGATCGCATCAACATGATCACTTGGGCGATTTCGGGCGGCCTTGGTGCTGCGGGTGGTGTGTTCTTTGCCAGCTACACGCAGCTATCGCCAAATATGTGGGTGGCGCCCGTCATCATCTCTGTGGCGATTGTTATCGTCGGCGGGATCGGATCAATCATTGGCACACTGATTGTGGCGCATATCATTGGCTTTCTCGAGATCATAATTGTGGCCGTCTGGGCACCCGAATTGCGCGGGGTCTTTACGATGTTGCTGATTATCGGCGTGCTGATTGTGCGGCCACAGGGTCTATTCGGACGGGAGGAACATTAA
- a CDS encoding ABC transporter ATP-binding protein, which translates to MNALEIRNLVKRFGGLTATNDLSFDLAQGESLGLIGPNGAGKTTVFSQIMGELKQTSGTITFMGQEISNLSTPDRIGLGISRTYQVPRPFSDLSVRENIRVGLMPDSLRAMIFGTIDRKREDEIAASVGFAAADLDRPASELAMGDLRKLEFARTLATGAKVLLLDEVFAGLTSGEIGMIAELIQDLRQRGFTFLMVSHDLPAMEPLIDRAIAIERGTLLANGSFRDVLANAEVRASYLGEA; encoded by the coding sequence ATGAACGCGCTGGAGATCCGCAATCTGGTCAAACGCTTCGGTGGTCTTACGGCCACCAATGATCTCAGCTTTGATCTGGCGCAGGGTGAATCGCTGGGTTTGATCGGCCCCAATGGCGCAGGCAAAACCACTGTCTTCAGCCAGATTATGGGCGAGTTGAAACAGACGAGCGGCACAATCACCTTTATGGGTCAGGAAATATCAAACCTTTCTACCCCCGACCGGATTGGCCTTGGCATCAGTCGCACCTATCAAGTGCCGCGCCCTTTTTCTGATCTGAGTGTGCGCGAGAATATACGGGTCGGCCTGATGCCGGACAGCTTGCGTGCAATGATCTTCGGCACAATTGACCGCAAACGCGAAGATGAAATCGCCGCATCTGTAGGCTTTGCCGCCGCCGATCTTGACCGGCCCGCGTCAGAGCTGGCCATGGGGGATCTGCGTAAGCTTGAGTTTGCCCGCACATTGGCAACCGGCGCGAAAGTATTGCTGCTGGATGAAGTGTTTGCGGGTCTGACGAGTGGTGAAATCGGCATGATCGCCGAGCTGATCCAGGATTTGCGACAGCGCGGATTTACGTTTCTCATGGTTTCACATGACCTGCCCGCGATGGAACCGCTGATCGACCGCGCCATCGCCATCGAACGCGGCACGCTTCTGGCAAATGGCAGCTTCCGCGATGTGCTGGCCAATGCCGAAGTCCGCGCGTCCTATCTGGGGGAGGCATAA